A region of Thermus oshimai DSM 12092 DNA encodes the following proteins:
- the ispG gene encoding flavodoxin-dependent (E)-4-hydroxy-3-methylbut-2-enyl-diphosphate synthase gives MRRKTPTVWVGRVPIGGGHPIAVQSMTNTPTADIPATVAQILELHRAGSEIVRLTVNDEEAAKAVPEIRRRLLEAGAEVPLVGDFHFNGHLLLRKYPEMAQALDKLRINPGTMGRGSHKDENFREMVRIAKDLGKPIRIGANWGSLDPALLTELMDQNARRPEPKSAEEVVLEALVESAVRSYEAALALGLPEDKIVLSAKVSKPKDLLWTYRELAKRTRAPLHLGLTEAGMGVKGIVASAAALAPLLLEGIGDTIRVSLTPAPGEPRTKEVEVAQEILQALGLRTFAPEVTSCPGCGRTTSTFFQELALEVNRHLRAKLPEWRRKYPGVEGLKVAVMGCVVNGPGESKHAHIGISLPGAGEEPKAPVYADGKLLTILKGERIAEEFIALVEDYVEKRFA, from the coding sequence ATGAGGCGCAAGACCCCCACGGTCTGGGTGGGCCGGGTCCCCATCGGGGGCGGCCATCCCATCGCCGTGCAGTCCATGACCAACACCCCCACCGCGGACATCCCCGCCACGGTGGCCCAGATCCTGGAGCTCCACCGGGCGGGCAGCGAGATCGTCCGCCTCACGGTGAACGACGAGGAGGCGGCCAAGGCGGTGCCCGAGATCCGAAGGCGCCTTCTGGAGGCGGGCGCGGAGGTGCCCCTGGTGGGGGACTTCCACTTCAACGGCCACCTCCTCCTGCGGAAATACCCAGAGATGGCCCAGGCCCTGGACAAGCTCCGCATCAACCCGGGCACCATGGGCCGGGGGAGCCACAAGGACGAGAACTTCCGGGAGATGGTCCGGATCGCCAAGGACCTGGGGAAACCCATCCGCATCGGGGCCAACTGGGGAAGCCTGGACCCCGCCCTCCTCACCGAGCTCATGGACCAAAACGCCCGGCGCCCCGAGCCCAAGAGCGCGGAGGAGGTGGTCCTCGAGGCCCTGGTGGAGAGCGCGGTGCGCTCCTATGAAGCCGCCCTAGCCCTCGGCCTCCCCGAGGACAAGATCGTCCTCTCCGCCAAGGTCTCCAAGCCCAAAGACCTCCTCTGGACCTACCGGGAGCTGGCCAAAAGAACCCGAGCCCCCCTCCACCTGGGCCTCACGGAGGCGGGCATGGGGGTGAAGGGCATCGTGGCCAGCGCCGCCGCCTTGGCTCCCCTCCTCCTGGAGGGCATCGGGGACACCATCCGCGTCTCCCTCACCCCCGCCCCTGGGGAGCCCAGGACCAAGGAGGTGGAGGTGGCTCAGGAGATCCTCCAGGCCCTGGGCCTCCGCACCTTCGCCCCCGAGGTCACGAGCTGCCCGGGGTGCGGCCGCACCACCAGCACCTTCTTCCAGGAGCTGGCCTTAGAGGTGAACCGCCACCTCCGGGCCAAGCTCCCGGAGTGGCGGCGGAAGTACCCCGGGGTGGAGGGGCTCAAGGTGGCGGTGATGGGCTGCGTGGTCAATGGCCCTGGAGAGAGCAAACACGCCCACATCGGCATCTCCCTTCCCGGGGCTGGCGAGGAGCCCAAGGCCCCGGTCTACGCCGACGGCAAGCTCCTCACCATCCTCAAGGGCGAGCGCATCGCGGAGGAGTTCATCGCCCTGGTGGAGGACTACGTAGAAAAGCGCTTCGCATGA
- a CDS encoding enoyl-ACP reductase FabI gives MLTVDLSGKKALVMGVTNQRSLGFAIAKKLKEAGAELALSYQGERIRPEAEKLAEELGGALLFQADVTQDAELDALFGGLKEAWGHLDYLVHAIAFAPREAMEGRYLDTRREDWLLALEVSAYSLVAVAKRAEALFREGGGLVTLTYYASEKVVPKYNVMAIAKAALEASVRYLAYELGPKGVRVNAISAGPVRTVAARSIPGFTKMYERVEQVAPLKRNVTQEEVGNLGLFLLSPLGSGITGEVVYVDAGYHIMGMEL, from the coding sequence ATGCTCACCGTGGACCTTTCGGGCAAGAAAGCCCTCGTCATGGGGGTCACCAACCAGCGGAGCCTGGGCTTTGCCATCGCCAAGAAGCTCAAGGAGGCGGGGGCCGAGCTGGCCCTAAGCTATCAGGGGGAGAGGATCCGCCCCGAGGCGGAAAAGCTTGCGGAGGAGCTCGGGGGGGCCCTCCTCTTCCAGGCGGACGTGACCCAGGACGCGGAGCTGGACGCCCTCTTCGGGGGGCTTAAGGAGGCCTGGGGGCACCTGGACTACCTGGTCCACGCCATCGCCTTCGCCCCCAGGGAGGCCATGGAGGGGCGGTACCTGGACACCAGGCGGGAGGACTGGCTTCTCGCCCTCGAGGTCTCCGCCTACTCCCTGGTGGCGGTGGCCAAGCGGGCGGAGGCGCTTTTCCGGGAAGGGGGGGGCCTCGTCACCCTCACCTACTACGCCAGCGAGAAGGTGGTGCCCAAGTACAACGTCATGGCCATCGCCAAGGCGGCCCTCGAGGCCAGCGTCCGCTACCTGGCCTACGAGCTTGGGCCCAAGGGGGTGCGGGTGAACGCCATCTCCGCAGGGCCGGTGCGCACCGTGGCCGCAAGGAGCATCCCCGGCTTCACCAAGATGTACGAGCGGGTGGAACAAGTAGCTCCCTTGAAGCGGAACGTGACCCAGGAGGAGGTGGGGAACCTGGGGCTTTTCCTCCTCTCCCCCTTGGGGAGCGGGATCACCGGGGAGGTGGTCTACGTGGACGCGGGCTACCACATCATGGGCATGGAGCTCTAA
- a CDS encoding DinB family protein — MVNLEAYGSWEEALGRLGESRRALLALLEEAPSSWLARPLREGAWTPLMVTEHIALVEDSTARVLRRLRRVRLGEALPPPPAVRGEFKDGKPQAPEGVRPKGGLGLGEVLALLERARAFLLEEAAQADPHHPAAFPHPFFGELTALGWLRAAAYHEAHHLGQLQEGLKGLRSSTP, encoded by the coding sequence ATGGTGAACCTGGAAGCCTACGGCTCCTGGGAGGAAGCCTTGGGCCGGCTTGGGGAAAGCCGGAGGGCACTCCTCGCCCTTTTAGAAGAGGCCCCTTCTTCCTGGCTTGCCCGCCCCTTGCGGGAAGGGGCCTGGACCCCTTTGATGGTGACGGAGCACATCGCCCTGGTGGAGGACTCCACCGCCCGCGTCCTCCGCCGGCTTCGGCGGGTGCGCCTGGGGGAGGCCCTGCCCCCGCCCCCAGCGGTGCGGGGGGAGTTCAAGGACGGCAAGCCCCAGGCCCCAGAAGGGGTTAGGCCCAAGGGGGGCTTGGGGCTAGGGGAGGTCCTGGCCCTTCTGGAAAGGGCTAGGGCCTTCCTCCTGGAGGAGGCGGCCCAGGCCGACCCCCACCACCCCGCCGCCTTCCCCCACCCCTTCTTTGGAGAGCTCACCGCCTTGGGCTGGCTCCGGGCCGCGGCCTACCACGAGGCCCACCACCTGGGCCAGCTCCAGGAGGGTCTAAAGGGGCTACGGTCTAGCACGCCATAA
- a CDS encoding glutaredoxin family protein — protein sequence MVRVYGVPGCGPCEIVKMFLAQKGVPYTFVNVREDLEAAKVVEALVGSPTAGVVVEWEGKRRAIRGVSPAALNAFLEEYRKEKGGP from the coding sequence ATGGTGCGGGTCTACGGCGTGCCCGGCTGCGGTCCCTGCGAGATCGTCAAGATGTTCCTGGCGCAGAAGGGGGTGCCCTACACCTTCGTGAACGTGCGGGAAGACCTGGAAGCGGCCAAGGTGGTGGAGGCCCTGGTGGGAAGCCCCACCGCCGGGGTGGTGGTGGAGTGGGAAGGGAAAAGGCGGGCCATCCGGGGGGTTTCCCCGGCGGCGCTGAACGCCTTTCTAGAGGAGTACCGAAAGGAAAAGGGCGGGCCTTAA
- the zapE gene encoding cell division protein ZapE: MRLVDRHPEVDLDLLLKGFVPPPRFGGATFDRYRPDPRYPSQALAKERLRRWVHDRPKGLFRPRLPGPQGVYLDGGFGVGKTHLLVAAYLEAPGPKAFLTFEELTYALGLMGLREGARRFAALRYLFIDEFELDDPGNAQMATHFLALVMDRGVRVATTSNTPPGALGEGRFNAEQFRHQIQSLARRFAVERIEGEDFRHRDPGRLPRPLEEGTLLGLFQKDPRRKSLDAFPELLAHLRALHPIRYRYLFQGLEVVYLTGLAPIGDQNDALRFVHFLDQLYNLGLELRLSGVPLEALFPETYRHGPFAKKYGRALSRLAELLG, translated from the coding sequence ATGCGCCTGGTGGACCGCCACCCTGAGGTGGACCTGGACCTTCTCCTCAAGGGCTTCGTCCCCCCGCCCCGCTTTGGGGGGGCCACCTTTGACCGCTACCGTCCGGACCCCCGCTACCCTTCCCAGGCCCTGGCCAAGGAGCGCCTGCGACGCTGGGTCCACGACCGCCCCAAGGGGCTTTTCCGGCCCCGCCTCCCCGGGCCCCAGGGGGTCTATCTGGACGGGGGCTTCGGGGTGGGGAAGACCCACCTCCTGGTGGCGGCCTACCTCGAGGCCCCCGGCCCCAAGGCCTTCCTCACCTTTGAGGAGCTCACCTACGCCCTGGGCCTCATGGGCCTGAGGGAAGGCGCCCGGCGCTTCGCCGCCCTCCGCTACCTCTTCATCGACGAGTTTGAGCTGGACGACCCCGGCAACGCCCAGATGGCCACCCACTTCCTGGCCCTGGTCATGGACCGGGGGGTGCGGGTGGCCACCACCTCCAACACCCCCCCAGGGGCCTTAGGGGAAGGGCGATTCAACGCCGAGCAGTTCCGCCACCAGATCCAAAGCCTCGCCCGCCGCTTCGCCGTGGAGCGGATAGAGGGGGAGGACTTCCGCCACCGCGACCCCGGCCGCCTCCCCCGCCCCTTGGAGGAGGGAACCCTACTTGGGCTTTTTCAGAAAGACCCCAGGCGAAAGAGCCTGGACGCCTTTCCCGAGCTCCTCGCCCACCTCCGGGCCCTCCACCCCATCCGCTACCGCTACCTCTTCCAGGGCTTGGAGGTGGTCTACCTCACGGGCCTCGCCCCCATAGGGGACCAGAACGACGCCCTGCGCTTCGTGCACTTCCTGGACCAGCTCTATAACCTGGGCCTGGAGCTCCGGCTTTCCGGGGTACCCTTAGAGGCCCTTTTCCCCGAAACCTACCGCCACGGCCCCTTCGCCAAGAAGTACGGGCGGGCGCTCTCGCGGCTGGCCGAGCTTTTGGGGTAG
- a CDS encoding phosphopentomutase: MKVIALVLDSVGLGYLPDAPLFGDEGADTLDHTLLKTGVELPHLASLGLGWVPGVHTLPRPKPQGAFGRMREVNPGKDTTTGHFEFVGVHLERPFRTYPEGFPEELLRAWAEAAGVGGWLLNRPYSGTEAIKDYGEAHLKTGFPIVYTSADSVFQVAAHVEVIPPEELYRISEVARALLRGEHQVARVIARPFAGSPGAFYRREDLRRDFALEPPRNVLDLLVEGGLEVIGVGKIPDIYAHRGFTREVKTADNKDGLEKTLALMKEPFRGLLFTNLVDFDAKYGHRRDPQGYARALKELDAFLPRLLEALGPEDHLFLVSDHGNDPTFFGTDHTREYGMLLWVGPGVEGDLGTRETFADLGATWARLFGLSWDGPGKSLV; this comes from the coding sequence ATGAAGGTCATTGCCCTGGTTCTGGACTCCGTGGGGCTCGGCTACCTCCCGGACGCCCCCCTTTTCGGGGACGAGGGGGCGGACACCCTGGACCACACCCTCCTGAAGACCGGGGTGGAGCTTCCCCACTTGGCCTCTTTGGGCCTCGGCTGGGTGCCCGGGGTGCACACCCTGCCCCGCCCAAAGCCCCAGGGGGCCTTTGGCCGCATGCGGGAGGTGAACCCGGGCAAGGACACCACCACCGGCCACTTTGAGTTCGTGGGGGTCCACCTGGAAAGGCCCTTCCGCACCTACCCCGAGGGCTTCCCGGAAGAGCTCCTTAGGGCCTGGGCCGAGGCCGCAGGGGTAGGGGGGTGGCTCCTGAACCGCCCCTACTCCGGCACCGAGGCCATCAAGGACTACGGGGAGGCCCACCTGAAGACCGGCTTCCCCATCGTCTACACCTCCGCGGACAGCGTCTTCCAGGTGGCGGCGCACGTGGAGGTGATCCCGCCGGAGGAGCTTTACCGCATCTCGGAGGTGGCCCGGGCGCTCCTTAGGGGGGAGCACCAGGTGGCCCGGGTCATCGCCCGGCCCTTTGCCGGGAGCCCAGGGGCCTTTTACCGCCGGGAGGACCTCCGGCGGGACTTCGCCCTGGAGCCCCCCAGGAACGTCCTGGACCTCCTCGTGGAGGGGGGCCTCGAGGTCATCGGGGTGGGGAAGATCCCCGACATCTACGCCCACCGGGGCTTCACCCGCGAGGTGAAGACGGCGGACAACAAGGACGGCCTGGAGAAGACCCTGGCCCTCATGAAAGAGCCCTTCCGGGGCCTCCTCTTCACCAACCTGGTGGACTTTGACGCCAAGTACGGCCACCGGCGCGACCCCCAGGGCTACGCCCGGGCCCTAAAGGAGCTTGACGCCTTCCTGCCCAGGCTCCTCGAGGCCCTGGGCCCAGAGGACCACCTCTTTCTGGTCTCCGACCACGGCAACGACCCCACCTTCTTCGGCACGGACCACACCCGGGAGTACGGGATGCTCCTCTGGGTGGGGCCGGGGGTGGAGGGGGACCTGGGCACCCGGGAGACCTTCGCCGACCTGGGGGCCACCTGGGCCCGGCTTTTTGGCCTTTCCTGGGACGGCCCTGGGAAAAGCCTGGTCTAG
- the cdaA gene encoding diadenylate cyclase CdaA translates to MPVTWRDLLDIFLVALLLYTLYRLMVGTRALNLVRGVLVYLLVWFIASLLGLSTLSWLLGNAATLGAFALIVVFQPELRAFLERLGRGQRFSSGPLALEELLLGLSRLSEKRRGALIALERRTPLGEYAVSGEILDARLSARLLETLFYPGTPLHDGGAILRGERLFAAGCVFPISESQIGLGTRHRAALGLSEVSDALVIVVSEETGAIRVAEGGRLSPPLSLEALRERLKGVARA, encoded by the coding sequence ATGCCCGTGACCTGGCGCGACCTCCTGGACATCTTCCTGGTGGCCCTCCTCCTCTACACCCTCTACCGGCTCATGGTGGGCACCCGGGCCCTCAACCTGGTCCGGGGGGTTTTGGTCTACCTCCTGGTCTGGTTTATCGCAAGCCTCCTTGGGCTTTCCACCCTCTCCTGGCTTCTGGGGAACGCGGCCACCCTGGGGGCCTTCGCCCTCATCGTGGTCTTCCAGCCCGAGCTAAGGGCCTTCTTGGAGCGGCTTGGGCGGGGGCAGCGCTTTTCCTCAGGCCCCTTGGCCCTGGAAGAGCTCCTCCTCGGCCTCTCCCGGCTTTCGGAAAAGCGCCGGGGGGCCCTCATCGCCCTAGAGAGACGCACCCCCTTGGGGGAGTACGCGGTGAGCGGGGAGATCCTGGACGCCCGGCTTTCCGCCCGGCTTCTGGAAACGCTTTTTTACCCCGGCACCCCCCTCCACGACGGGGGGGCCATCCTCCGGGGGGAGCGGCTTTTCGCTGCGGGGTGCGTCTTCCCCATCTCCGAAAGCCAGATCGGCCTGGGCACCCGGCACCGGGCCGCCCTGGGCCTGTCCGAGGTTTCGGACGCTCTGGTCATCGTGGTAAGCGAGGAGACGGGGGCCATCCGGGTGGCCGAGGGGGGGCGGCTTTCCCCGCCTTTGAGCCTCGAGGCCCTGCGGGAGCGGCTCAAGGGGGTGGCCCGTGCGTGA
- a CDS encoding CdaR family protein yields MRELLGFLLALLAAVLIWNSIRERAPVVERALSVPLTVVGLSPEQVAEGVPKEVLLRLRGPAPLVEGASPPVSAYLDLSGTEGGFAREVRVAVPQGVEVLEVRPARVEGRVEAILERQLPVEVLAQGAWVVVEPLLVQARGPRSQVEAAVAAVGLDLGGETVPLTAFGPEGPLPGVTLIPGSVRVLERREALFLKEVPVVFRPPSGLKVQDFTPRRVRVVGPKEALEGLEEVEALPPGGFRPGEVEGPWTLRLPAGVYPVGGVVGRVRLALE; encoded by the coding sequence GTGCGTGAGCTCCTCGGCTTCCTCCTCGCCCTGCTGGCTGCGGTGTTGATCTGGAACTCCATCAGGGAGAGGGCCCCGGTGGTGGAGCGGGCCCTTTCCGTGCCCCTCACCGTGGTGGGGCTTTCCCCGGAGCAGGTGGCCGAGGGGGTGCCCAAGGAGGTCCTCCTCCGCCTGCGGGGCCCCGCCCCCCTGGTGGAGGGGGCCTCCCCGCCGGTTTCCGCTTACCTGGACCTCTCCGGGACGGAGGGGGGCTTCGCCCGGGAGGTGCGGGTGGCCGTGCCCCAGGGGGTGGAGGTGCTGGAGGTGCGCCCGGCCCGGGTGGAGGGCCGGGTGGAGGCCATCCTGGAACGCCAGCTTCCCGTGGAGGTCCTGGCCCAGGGGGCCTGGGTGGTGGTGGAGCCCCTCCTGGTCCAGGCCCGGGGGCCCAGGAGCCAGGTGGAGGCCGCGGTGGCCGCGGTGGGCCTGGACCTGGGGGGGGAGACGGTCCCCCTCACCGCCTTCGGTCCCGAAGGCCCCCTCCCTGGGGTGACCCTGATCCCGGGGTCGGTGCGGGTCCTGGAAAGGCGGGAGGCCCTTTTCCTGAAGGAGGTGCCGGTGGTCTTCCGGCCCCCTTCGGGCCTCAAGGTGCAGGACTTCACCCCTAGAAGGGTGCGGGTGGTGGGGCCCAAGGAGGCCCTAGAGGGCCTGGAGGAGGTGGAGGCCCTGCCCCCAGGGGGCTTCCGGCCGGGGGAGGTGGAGGGCCCCTGGACCCTCCGCCTGCCCGCTGGGGTCTACCCGGTGGGGGGTGTGGTGGGAAGGGTGCGGCTTGCGCTAGAATGA
- the def gene encoding peptide deformylase, whose translation MIYPIRLYGDPVLRKKARPVEDFTRVKRLAEDMLETMFEARGVGLAAPQIGLSERLFVAVEYADEPEEEERPLRDLVRRVYVVANPVITHREGLVEGTEGCLSLPGLYSEEVPRAERIRVEYQDEEGEKRALELEGYMARVFQHEIDHLEGVLFFERLPKPKREAFLEENRAELARFQREARAFLKELAGR comes from the coding sequence ATGATCTACCCCATCCGCCTCTACGGGGACCCGGTCCTGCGCAAAAAGGCCCGGCCGGTGGAGGATTTCACCCGGGTGAAGCGCCTGGCGGAGGACATGCTGGAAACCATGTTTGAGGCCCGGGGCGTGGGCCTTGCCGCCCCCCAGATCGGGCTTTCGGAGCGCCTTTTCGTGGCGGTGGAGTACGCGGACGAGCCCGAGGAGGAGGAAAGGCCCCTACGGGACCTGGTGCGCCGGGTCTACGTGGTGGCGAACCCGGTGATCACCCACCGGGAGGGCCTGGTGGAGGGCACGGAGGGGTGCCTTTCCCTGCCCGGCCTTTACTCCGAAGAGGTGCCCCGGGCGGAGCGCATCCGGGTGGAGTACCAGGACGAGGAGGGGGAAAAGCGCGCGCTGGAGCTGGAGGGGTACATGGCCCGGGTCTTCCAGCACGAGATAGACCACCTGGAGGGGGTCCTCTTCTTTGAGCGCCTCCCTAAGCCCAAGCGGGAGGCCTTCCTGGAGGAGAACCGCGCGGAGCTTGCCCGCTTCCAGAGGGAGGCCAGGGCCTTCCTAAAGGAGCTTGCCGGGCGATGA
- the fmt gene encoding methionyl-tRNA formyltransferase yields MRVAFFGTPQWAVPVLEALHAHHPVVLVVTQPDKPKGRGLKPTPSPVAERAEALGLPVLKPERLKGNQAFLQAFKEAAPEVAVTAAYGKILPKEVLEVPPYGFLNLHPSLLPKYRGPAPVQWALIRGEKETGVSIMKTEEGLDTGPLYAVYRTEIGPEEDAVALSERLRDKGIELLLEVLEKLPHLTPTPQEGEPSYAPLLTKEEGRIRFSESAEAIYNRHRGVQPWPGSYFFHGGKRVQVLALRPEPGEGVPGVVLGVDREGVLVGTGKGLVRLLTVKPEGRRPMPAADWARGYGVGPGTRLE; encoded by the coding sequence ATGAGGGTGGCCTTTTTCGGCACGCCCCAGTGGGCGGTGCCCGTCCTGGAAGCCCTCCACGCCCACCACCCCGTGGTCCTGGTGGTGACCCAGCCCGACAAGCCCAAGGGCCGGGGCCTAAAGCCCACCCCGAGCCCCGTGGCGGAGCGGGCGGAGGCCCTGGGGCTTCCCGTCCTCAAGCCCGAGCGCCTAAAAGGGAACCAGGCCTTCCTCCAGGCCTTCAAAGAGGCCGCCCCCGAGGTGGCCGTCACCGCCGCCTACGGCAAGATCCTCCCCAAGGAGGTCCTGGAGGTCCCCCCCTACGGCTTCCTCAACCTCCACCCCTCCCTCCTCCCCAAGTACCGGGGCCCGGCCCCCGTGCAGTGGGCCCTCATCCGGGGGGAGAAGGAGACGGGGGTGTCCATCATGAAGACGGAGGAGGGCCTGGACACCGGGCCCCTCTACGCGGTCTATCGCACGGAGATCGGCCCCGAGGAGGACGCGGTGGCCCTTTCCGAGCGGCTTCGGGATAAGGGGATAGAGCTCCTTCTGGAGGTCCTGGAGAAGCTGCCCCACCTCACCCCCACCCCCCAGGAGGGGGAGCCCTCCTACGCCCCCCTCCTCACCAAGGAGGAGGGGCGGATCCGCTTTTCCGAAAGCGCGGAGGCCATCTACAACCGCCACCGGGGGGTGCAACCCTGGCCGGGGAGTTACTTCTTCCACGGGGGAAAGCGGGTCCAGGTCTTGGCCCTGCGCCCGGAGCCCGGAGAGGGGGTTCCCGGGGTGGTCCTGGGGGTGGACCGGGAAGGGGTGCTGGTGGGGACGGGGAAGGGGCTCGTCCGCCTCCTCACCGTGAAGCCCGAGGGGCGGAGGCCCATGCCCGCGGCGGACTGGGCCCGGGGGTATGGGGTGGGCCCGGGCACGCGGCTAGAATAG